In a single window of the Poecile atricapillus isolate bPoeAtr1 chromosome 27, bPoeAtr1.hap1, whole genome shotgun sequence genome:
- the CCR7 gene encoding C-C chemokine receptor type 7, which produces MDGGKQLKVTLVFSLPLVFQFCAGDNVTDDYDSNSTIDYSMFESLCEKKEVRNFRAAFLPAMYSLICFLGLLGNGLVMLTYIYFKRLKTMTDIYLLNLALADILFLLTLPFWATSAVTHWLFGSFACKAVYCICKMSFFSGMLLLLSISIDRYFAIVQAASAHRLRPRMIFISKVTCILIWLLAFILSIPELVHSGVNYSESNPRCSIIANDLQTFNTGIKVSQMVFGFLIPLLVMSFCYLIIIKTLLQARNFEKNKAIKVIIAVVIVFVVFQLPYNGVMLAKTISAFNQTSSCEESKKLDVADDVTYTLACFRCCLNPFLYAFIGVKFRTDLFKLLKELGCLSQERLWQLTSCRDNKRSSFAMETETTTTFSP; this is translated from the exons ATGGATGGGG GCAAGCAGCTAAAGGTCACCCTTGTTTTCAGCCTGCCGCTCGTTTTTCAG TTCTGTGCTGGGGACAATGTCACTGATGACTACGACTCCAACAGCACCATTGACTACAGCATGTTTGAGTCCCTGTGTGAGAAGAAGGAGGTCCGTAACTTCCGTGCTGCCTTCCTCCCGGCCATGTACAGCCTCATCTgcttcctggggctgctggggaacGGCCTGGTCATGCTCACCTACATCTACTTCAAGAGGCTGAAGACCATGACAGACATCTACTTGCTGAATCTGGCTCTGGCAGACATCCTCTTCCTGCTGACCCTTCCCTTCTGGGCCACGAGCGCGGTCACGCACTGGCTTTTTGGGAGCTTTGCCTGCAAAGCCGTCTACTGCATCTGCAAAATGAGTTTCTTCAGCGGGATGCTGCTCCTCCTGTCCATCAGCATCGACAGGTACTTCGCCATCGTCCAGGCTGCCTCGGCCCATCGCCTGCGTCCTCGCATGATATTCATCAGCAAGGTGACCTGCATCCTCATCTGGCTCCTGGCCTTCATCCTCTCCATCCCTGAGCTGGTTCACAGTGGTGTCAACTACTCAGAGAGCAATCCCCGTTGTTCCATCATTGCTAATGACTTGCAGACCTTCAACACTGGCATCAAAGTGTCCCAAATGGTGTTTGGCTTCTTAATTCCCCTCCTGGTCATGTCTTTCTGCTACCTCATCATCATCAAAACGTTGCTCCAGGCCCGCAACTTTGAGAAGAACAAAGCCATCAAGGTCATCATCGCTGTGGTCATCGTCTTCGTCGTCTTCCAGCTGCCCTACAACGGCGTCATGCTGGCCAAGACCATCTCAGCTTTCAACCAGACCAGCTCGTGTGAGGAGAGCAAGAAGCTGGACGTGGCGGATGACGTGACCTACACCCTGGCCTGCTTCCGATGCTGCCTCAACCCGTTCCTCTACGCCTTCATCGGCGTCAAATTCCGCACCGACCTCTTCAagctgctgaaggagctgggctgCCTGAGCCAGGAGCGCCTCTGGCAGCTCACCTCCTGCCGCGACAACAAGAGGTCCTCCTTCGCCATGGAGACAGAGACAACCACCACCTTCTCCCCGTGA